The Echinicola rosea genome has a segment encoding these proteins:
- a CDS encoding JAB domain-containing protein, giving the protein MDSNNKDFVSSQVAEIVLSYKANSKVSQKPQITSSLTANRILRANWDESKIEFIEEFKVILLNRANRVLGIVNASSGGSAGTVVDLKIIFGAAVKASASGMILAHNHPSGTLKPSEQDKRLTEKMVKAGKLLELPVLDHIIITTEGYYSFADDGGL; this is encoded by the coding sequence ATGGATAGCAACAACAAAGACTTCGTATCCAGCCAAGTAGCAGAAATTGTACTAAGTTATAAGGCCAATTCAAAGGTTTCCCAAAAGCCCCAAATCACTTCTTCTTTGACCGCCAATAGGATTTTAAGGGCCAACTGGGATGAGTCGAAAATAGAATTTATTGAAGAGTTTAAGGTTATTCTACTAAATAGGGCTAACCGTGTCCTTGGAATTGTCAACGCTTCATCCGGTGGATCTGCAGGGACTGTGGTAGACCTGAAAATTATTTTTGGAGCTGCAGTGAAAGCATCTGCATCAGGAATGATCCTGGCTCATAATCATCCTTCAGGAACTTTGAAGCCTAGTGAACAGGATAAAAGACTAACGGAAAAAATGGTGAAAGCCGGGAAATTATTGGAGTTGCCGGTATTGGATCATATTATCATCACAACCGAAGGATATTATTCCTTTGCAGATGATGGAGGGCTGTAA